DNA from Actinoplanes sp. SE50/110:
CGACATCGTGGTGTTCCACGCCCTGACCAGGGACGACCTGATCAGGATCGTCGACATCCAGCTGGCCCGGCTGCGGGCCCGGCTCGCTGAGCGGCGGCTCACCCTGTCGGTGGCCGAGGATGCGGTGGACTGGCTGGGCGAGCACGGGTACGACCCGATCTACGGAGCCCGGCCGCTGCGGCGGCTGGTCCAGGCGACGATCGGGGACCTGCTGGCCAAGGCCCTGCTCGCCGGTGAGATCCGGGACGGGGACACCGTGCAGGTGGCGTTGAACTCGGCGAAGGACGGGCTGGCGGTCCAGCGCGGCTGAGACTCCGGGTTCTGCGGAGTTCGGCCGCGGGTGACGACGAGGCCCCGGGGGTACATACCCCCGGGGCCTCGCTTGTGGCATTTTGTCGCTATGAAGCGGTTTTCTGGTGTCGGTAGGCGTGGGTCATCAGAATGTCCGAGAAGGCGTGTTCGCCGTCAGCGGACCAGATCCTGATCCCGTCACGATGGAGTTGATACCGGACATCCTCGAAACGGGTCCGGGTGTCGTCATGGTGAACGACGGTCAGGGTGTCTGCGTGCGGCATGGGACTCACCGGTCCTTGTCAGGTCTGGGGTGGCCGCGGTGTGCTCACGCGGCCGGCGTAATGGGGAAGGTGCCCGTGGACGGTCAGCCTCGGCCCCGGCGATAGGTGAGCGGGGCGGGCGACTCATGAAGGCAGAGGGCGGCACTGGAGGACTCTGATACCTGCCAGGCGCCACGGGATGGAGTCTAGGGGTTGGCGGCCAGCGATGTAGCCCCTCGAACGAGCGACCCTTTGCGGCGATTTGAGGCATCGTCGCCCGATGTTGCCACAGGCTTGCGCAGCGTGTGGGCCGGTCGCGGTCCTCGCCCCCGGCCGATACCGTGAATGGATCTAGAGGAGGACTCTGTGACCGTTCCCACATACCCCCCGTCCTATCCAGCGGCGCCGCCACCGCCAGGGGGTCGCCCGGCCACCGTGACCGTCGCGTCGGTGCTGCTGTTCATCGTCGCGGTCCTCCAGGTGGGGTACGCGATCCTCGCCTTCTCCGCGCTCAACAAGGCCGGCGACGTCTACGACGAGGAATACGGCAGTACCGACTTCCAGGACATCGGCACCGGCATCACCACGATCGGCGTCTTGCTGATCATCGTCTATCTGATCCTGGCGATCGGGCTGGGCCTGCTCGGCTTCTTCAACCTGCGCGGCAAACAGCCGGCCCGGGTGATCACCTGGGTCACCGCCGGTGTGCTGATGTGCTGCTCAGTCGTCGTACCGTCGACCATGACCGCCCTGGTCACCGACTTCGCCTCGGTGGTGCACGACTCGAACGGGACCAGCGGGCTGCCCAGCCAGCACGAACTCGACACCCGGCTGGCCGGGGTGGTGCCGGACTGGTTCGACACCTTCGGGCTGTTCTTCACGCTGTTCGCGCTGGCCGCCCTGATCGCGGTGGTGATCCTGCTCTCGGTGCCGCCGTCCAACCGGTTCTTCCGGGGGATGACCGGCGGGTGGAGTCCGTACCAGCCGGGATATCCGGCGGGGTATCCGCAGGCGGGGGCGGGGTATCCGCAGCAGCCGGCTTACGGGCAGCCGTATCCGGGGGGTTACGGGCAGCCCGGGGCGGGTTGGGCTGGTGGCTATGGGCAGCCTGGCGCGGGTTCGGCTGGTGGCTATGGGCAGCCCGGATCGCCCGGGCAGCCCGGCGCCTTTGGTCAGCCGGGACATGGCGCATCCGCGCAGCCGGGGTTCGGGCAGCCTGGGCAGCCCGCTCCCGGACTGCCGCCCTATCCGGGGCAGCCTGCCGCGTACCCGCCGCCGGTCAGCGGTCCCGGCGCCTATCCGGCGCCGACGAGCGGTCCCGGCGCCTACCGGGTGCCGACGAGCGGACCGGGTGCCTACCCGCCGCCCGGATACTCGCCCGCGGGCCCTGGCGGCTCGGCGACGCCGTATGCGTCGCCGAGTGCCGCAGCGGGCTCGCCGCCGCCGTCGGATCCGTTGGCGGAGTTCGGGCCGCCCAGCGATCCCTGGCAGTTGCCGCCGTCACCGCCTGTCCCGCCGTCGCCGTCGCCGTCGCCGTCCGTCCCGCCACCGCCGTCCGATTCGTCGACGCACAGCCCGTTGCCGTCCGGCTCGTCGCCGGATGCTGACTCGTCGGCCGGTTGGGCGCCGTCCGACACCGGTGATGCGCCTTCAGCGGTGTCCTCAGATTCGGCTCACGATTCGTCTCCCTCGTCCGCTCCCTCTTCGGCCTCTTCGGCCTCTTCGGCCTCTTCGGCCTCTTCGGCCTCTTCGGCCGCGTCCTCCTCCGACTCCGGGTCGTCCTCGGGCTCGTCGCCCTCCGGTGGATCCCACTCCTCTCCTTCAGCCGCCGGCGACCGGTTGCCGCCGGCCTCCTCAGCCGCCGGCGACCGGTTGCCGCCGGCCTCCTCAGCCGCCGGCGACCAGTTGCCGCCGGCTTCCTCAGCCGCCGGCGACCAGTTGCCGCCGGCTTCCTCGGCCGACGGCCAGCGGCCGCCGCACGACCCGGCCTGATCGACCGGCCCGGCCCGATCGGCCGGCGCCCGTCCATCCTGCCGCGCATTTCCCGAACCGGTCCGTCTGTCCACAGGCGGACCGGTTCAGTTATCCACAGGCATTCCGGTCCGCCCACGGCACACCCCGGCGACGCGGTAGGTTTCCTGCCAGCCGAACACCGCGGGAGCGATCGATGTCCTATTCCGCCCAGCCGCCCGTCACCGCAGCGCCGCCGCCGCCGTCCACCGGCGCGCGGCCGCCCGCCGTGACGACCGCCTCCACCCTCTTGTGGCTGATGGGCGCGGCCGGACTGCTCTATGCCATCGCCACGATCGTCGTCGCCACCGGCACGGTCAGCCGGTTCCGGGACGCCGCCTCCGGCGACGCCGCGGACAACTTCGTCACCGTCGTCTGGCTGGGCGCCGCCCTGTCCGCGGTGCTGTCGATCCTGTTCTTCGCCCTGTTCGTGGTCCTCGGCCTGGCCCTGCGCCGGGGCAGCCGGGCCGCCCGGATCGTCGCGCTGGTCGTCTGCACCCTGGGCACGCTCGGCGGCGTCGCCGGCCTCATCACCGCCGTCGTCCAGCGCTCCGGCGACCCGGCGCCGGGTTCGCTCAGCGACGCCCTGGGCTCGGCCTACCCGGAGGGCTGGCTCGGCCTCAACATCGTCGTCTGCGCCCTGCAGGCCCTCGGCTACCTCGCCGTCGGGGCGATGCTCCTCGCCTCCCCGCGCGCCTTCTTCGGCCTGGCCCCCAGCCGCCCGGCCAGCCCGCCCGGCACGCACCCGAGCGCGTTCCCGCAGCCCGGACCCGGCACGCACCCCGGCGTGTTGCCCCAGCCCGCGCCCGGCGCCTACCCGGGCGCATTCCCCCAGTCCGTGCCCGGCGTCCAGCCGGGTTCCGGCGCTTATTCCGCGCCCACCGCCTACCCGCTGCCTGGCGACCATCCCGGATCCAGTGCTTTTCCCGTGTCCGGCGTCTATCCGGGATCAGGCGGATATCCAGGGTCCGGCGACGCCTACCCGGGGCCGGGTGCTTACCCGGGGTCCGGCGCCTACCCGGGGCCGGGTGCTTATCCGGGGTCCGGCGCCTACCCGGGGCCGGGTGCTTACCCGGGCTCCAGCGCCTATCCCGGGCTCGGTGCGTACGTCGCACAGCCGGGGGATTCCGAGGCTCAGGCTGGTGCGCTCCCGCAGCAGCCGGGCGGTGCGCCGATGACCCCTTCGCCTTACGCTCCGCACCTTTCTCCGTACGGTCCGGCCGGTCCTCCCGGCTTCACGCCGCCCGTGCCGCCTTCGGTGGATCACTCCGCCTACATGCCCCCGGCCGCGTCTCCGTCCGGATATCCGCCCATCGGTGGCGTCCCGACCCAGTCGGCCGCTGCAGTGTCGTCAGCGTCCCCGGCCCCGGAAGCCCCGGCAGCGCCGGCTCAGGCAGCGCCGGCTCCGGCAGCTTCGGCTCCGGCAGCCCCGGCAGCCCCGGCAGCCCCGGCAGCCCCGGCTCCGTCGTCTGCGACCGCCGATCCCACCGCGCATCCGGCCGAGCCGGCCCCGGAGACGCCCGATGCTCTTCCGGGCTCGGCTCGACCGTCGGGGGCAGCGGACGGATCTCAGGCCCCGGCCGGCTCGGCGGCGGGAACCTTCGATGGCTCTCGGGCCCCCGCCGGGCCGGGTGACGGGCCGTTCGCATCGGTCGGGTTCCCGACGGTGGCGGGTGTCGATGGTGGCGCGGCGGGTGACTCGGGTACTTCCGGCGGGGTCGCAAAAGGGGCTTCCGGGGAGGGCGAGCGATCGTCGGACAGCGTCACGCACCGTTCGAACGCTTCCTCAAACGTGAGTCCGGTTACGCAGCGTGGGCAAGGACACATCGGAGACTCCGCTCGCCCGGGTGATCCTGGGGCGAACCGCCCCGCGCCTGGATCTGATGACGAATACTGGCGCCGACCGGAAGAGTGACCATGCGGAACCACGCCTAGATCCGGACTCGTATCGACGACTGTGGGTCACTCGAACGGGTACAGACGGTTTCCTTCACTGTCACCCGATCGGCTGTCCGGATAGCAGTAGATCGGCCGTCCGGTGGGTGTTTTCGCCTGGACGGACAAACGTGATTCCGGGGGTTCACAGCACTCTCACAGCGCGGCTACCAGGTCATCTTGAGGGGTGGATGGGTACCGTGGCGGTGTTAGGTGCTTTGAGCTGCATCTATGGTCGCCGGAAAGGTCGAGATCCGTTGCACCTTTGGTAAACCTTCTTTACAGAGGCGTGCAGAGCCCTGGGTCAATAGTTCCGTTCCGTCCCGGCGGGGCGAAAGATTCCGGTTTCCTTCAAGCCAGTACGCTCGATGTCATGAAGGCACGGCACGACCTGGGTAAATTCATCACTGAATTGCCCGTCGCACAGCGTGGCGTCGTGCTTTCATCGGGTCGTGAGGCGCGTAGCGACCCGTTGATCGCGCAGCGTGGCGTGATGGTGTCGACGCGTTCCGTGCCGAGTCATCGTTCGGATCGGTGAACCGAAACAATCGATGAATTGACAATGTGGGTTGGCTCACTCCCGAGATGGGGATCGAGAGCTCGACACGGATGGGTAGCGACCAAGTGGCGGCTGAGGCGTTGCAGGAGGCAGAGACCGAAGTCGGTGTCGGCGGAAAGGTTGATCGGATGAGTGGTGTGGGCCGGGTCCCCGGGTCGCGTCGCCGGTTGACCGACACGGCGATCGAAGTCGGCCTTACGGCCTGAAAGTTAGCCGGTTCGTTCCTGCACCCATGCAGGAGAATCGATGCAGTTGGTGGAAGGATGGAGATCGTGGGAACTGCGTTGGCGGAAATGACGATGCCTCAGATCTCGCCGCTTGCCGGCGAGCCTATTGAACGCGCCGACGCCGAGCGCCTGGCGGGAGTGCTCAAGGCGCTCGCCGACCCGGCACGGCTGCGGCTGCTGAGCCTTATCCAGTCAGCGACGGACGGTGAGGCGTGTGTCTGTGACCTGACGGCTCCGCTGGGCCTTTCGCAGCCGACTGTGAGTCACCACCTGCGGATCCTGACCGAGGCGGGTCTGCTGGAGCGCGAGAAGCGGGGGGTGTGGGCGTACTACCGCCTCGTGCCGACCGCCATCGCGACCATCGCCGACCTTCTGACGCCGCCCCGCAAGCGGGCGACGAAGAAGGCTCGCTGATCGATGGGCACTGCCTGGCGTCACTGGAACGTGGGGCGTGACGCCAGGCCGAGGACCTCTTCCCCGGCCACCCCTGGCGATTCGAGGAGGGACGCGTGAACTACGTGCCCGGTGACCTGCGTGATCAGCTCGCGCACGTGGGTTACGACGTGGTCCAGGCGGGTCTGGTCTGTGGATCCGGCGGCAATCTGTCCGCACGGATTCCGGACGAGGACGCCATCTGGATCACCGCGAGCGGTACCTGGCTCGACCGGCTCAGCCGGCCCAGCTTCGTGCCGGTCGACATCACCGACGGTGAGGTCGTGGCGATCGGCAACATGCCGCCGCCGCGGATCGAGCCGACCAGCGAGCTTGCGCTGCATCTCGCTCTGTACCGGGCCCGCCCGGACGTCAACGCCGTGGTGCACCTGCATCCGCAGACGGCGTTGCTGCTCGACGCGCTCGGCGAGCACATCCGGATCGTCACCACGGACCACGCGTTCTATCTGCGCCGAGTGTCCACCGTGCCGTTCCGGCTCCCCGGC
Protein-coding regions in this window:
- a CDS encoding helix-turn-helix transcriptional regulator, which codes for MEIVGTALAEMTMPQISPLAGEPIERADAERLAGVLKALADPARLRLLSLIQSATDGEACVCDLTAPLGLSQPTVSHHLRILTEAGLLEREKRGVWAYYRLVPTAIATIADLLTPPRKRATKKAR
- a CDS encoding class II aldolase/adducin family protein, whose translation is MNYVPGDLRDQLAHVGYDVVQAGLVCGSGGNLSARIPDEDAIWITASGTWLDRLSRPSFVPVDITDGEVVAIGNMPPPRIEPTSELALHLALYRARPDVNAVVHLHPQTALLLDALGEHIRIVTTDHAFYLRRVSTVPFRLPGTTELAALTAAMAADGTDCLVLSQHGCVVMGDSVELAHKRARNLEEAATLTYRALAAGRLENLRDCPEAFLDRLAGSAAVTV
- a CDS encoding Collagen alpha-6(VI) chain yields the protein MSYSAQPPVTAAPPPPSTGARPPAVTTASTLLWLMGAAGLLYAIATIVVATGTVSRFRDAASGDAADNFVTVVWLGAALSAVLSILFFALFVVLGLALRRGSRAARIVALVVCTLGTLGGVAGLITAVVQRSGDPAPGSLSDALGSAYPEGWLGLNIVVCALQALGYLAVGAMLLASPRAFFGLAPSRPASPPGTHPSAFPQPGPGTHPGVLPQPAPGAYPGAFPQSVPGVQPGSGAYSAPTAYPLPGDHPGSSAFPVSGVYPGSGGYPGSGDAYPGPGAYPGSGAYPGPGAYPGSGAYPGPGAYPGSSAYPGLGAYVAQPGDSEAQAGALPQQPGGAPMTPSPYAPHLSPYGPAGPPGFTPPVPPSVDHSAYMPPAASPSGYPPIGGVPTQSAAAVSSASPAPEAPAAPAQAAPAPAASAPAAPAAPAAPAAPAPSSATADPTAHPAEPAPETPDALPGSARPSGAADGSQAPAGSAAGTFDGSRAPAGPGDGPFASVGFPTVAGVDGGAAGDSGTSGGVAKGASGEGERSSDSVTHRSNASSNVSPVTQRGQGHIGDSARPGDPGANRPAPGSDDEYWRRPEE